In one window of Henckelia pumila isolate YLH828 chromosome 1, ASM3356847v2, whole genome shotgun sequence DNA:
- the LOC140878933 gene encoding protein MICRORCHIDIA 6-like, protein MLIFTVFNAVKDIWISAKETNTKMHRRMTLSEQHLANRLRCSLRAFLSILYLRIPQNFFILLRRRVVIYHSIANDLKFPEFILYKPHNVEGQVVTTVGFLKEAPNVNIHGFNVYHKNRLILPFWHVVSYACSRGRGVVGVLEANFIEPTHNKQEFERTPIFQKLETRLKEMTQEYWDYHCGYIGYQAKKQPRPAIAQFSSDSTQDRGMYQPILSGKDSFVAAGHEVNTSLNHMAPNHGVVLKRKGDDRAIESEREKKMAVKGPRTASVVHGQRVQHSVAPTNILEPQEAVNIIQENQKRLAQCEEYEKSEEELNIKVTRLRAEIQEAKREYGRLLLESKFLERVKRENNRLT, encoded by the exons ATGTTGATCTTTACCGTGTTCAATGCTGTCAAGGACATTTGGATATCTGCGAAGGAAACCAACACAAAAATGCATCGTCGGATGACATTAAGTGAACAACATCTGGCTAATCGTCTTCGCTGTTCACTCCGG GCATTTTTATCAATCTTATACTTGAGAATTCCACAGAACTTCTTCATATTATTGCGCCGAAGAGTTGTTATTTATCACAGCATTGCGAATGATCTCAAATTTCCCGAGTTCATATTGTATAAGCCACACAATGTCGAG gGCCAGGTTGTTACGACAGTTGGGTTTCTGAAGGAAGCTCCGAATGTGAATATCCATGGCTTCAATGTTTACCATAAGAATAGATTGATATTG CCATTTTGGCATGTTGTAAGCTATGCCTGCAGCAGAGGCAGAGGTGTTGTGG GTGTTTTGGAAGCGAATTTCATCGAGCCGACTCACAATAAACAAGAATTTGAGAGAACTCCAATTTtccaaaagcttgaaactcGCTTGAAAGAAATGACTCAGGAATATTG GGATTATCATTGTGGATATATTGGTTACCAAGCTAAGAAACAACCCCGTCCAGCAATTGCACAGTTCTCTTCTGATTCGACACAAGATCGTGGCATGTATCAACCTATTTTGTCGGGTAAAGATTCCTTTGTAGCTGCTGGACATGAAGTAAATACCTCTTTGAATCACATGGCACCAAATCATG GAGTGGTTCTGAAAAGGAAAGGGGATGATCGCGCGATTGAATCTGAAAGGGAAAAAAAGATGGCTGTGAAAGGGCCCAGGACAGCTTCTGTTGTGCATGGTCAACGTGTACAG CATTCTGTTGCTCCTACAAACATTTTGGAACCCCAGGAGGCTGTCAACATAATTCAAGAAAATCAAAAGCGCCTTGCACA atgtgaagaatatgagaagtcTGAGGAAGAACTCAATATCAAG GTAACACGTCTTAGGGCAGAGATACAGGAAGCAAAAAGGGAGTATGGCCGGTTGCTGCTTGAATCTAAATTTTTGGAGAGGGTTAAAAGGGAAAATAATCGTCTAACATAG